ACTGACCAAAGCTTTGCAGCCGATCGAACGACAGTTGAGAAACGAGCCCACCATTGTTGTTATGGATAATATGGAAACTATTCTGCCTCCGGCAGCAAGTGAAGCAGACTCAAGCTTAGCACAGATTGCCAGGTTTGAGCCTGATGCTTTAAAAACTTTCTTTGACCTCTGCAATACGCTATTGGCAGTGGATGGCACCCATCTGTTATTTACCTCTCGCCAATCTCTGCCAGCCCCTTTTGATACTAAATTCCAGCAGGAAACTCTCGGACTCTTGAGCAGAGAAGATGCCATTGAATTAGTGCACCGAACTATGGCCATCAATGGTCTAACGCCTAAAGAAGATGAATCTGGAGGAACAGAGCCAGAAATAGAAGCATTGGTGGAAGCAGTAAACCGTCATGCCCGAAGTCTGGTGCTTTTAGCACCTTATGTCAGCCAATTTGGTGTGCAGTCCACCACTGATAACCTGAGCCGTTTAATGGCTGAGTTGGACAAAAAATATCCTAACGAACGGGAACGCTCACTCTATGCCAGCCTGGAGCTTTCCTTACGCAGGCTCTCACCAAAGATGCGAGAGAAAATCAAGCCTTTGGGCGTGTTTCAGGGAGGTGCGCATGTGTTTACCCTGAAAGAAGTCCTGGAATTATCTGATTCGGAAGTGAAGTCGCTGGTTCTTGAATTGGTGGAAACTGGCTTAGCTGACCCAGCGCCCTACGGCTTCTTGCGTTTTAACCCAGCTCTATGCCCATACCTGTGGCAGGAGTTGGATGAAACCGCAAGAGCCAGTTGCAAAGCCAGATGGGCTGAAAGTATGAAGCAATTGAGTTACTTTTTAAATAAGCAGCTTTCCGAAAATGCTCAATTTGCACTCAATTTAACAACCCTCGAATTGCGCAACCTGATGCTACTTTTAGAATATGTGCGGTTCCAAGGCGACCCAGAGAAAACAGTAAGCCTGGCCACAACGCTGGAACAATTGATTGCACTTTTGGGTAGGCCGCACCTTCTAACACAAGTAGTTGCGATTCGGGAAGCAGAATCAAAAAAATTAGGAGATTGGAGCACTACTAGATTTACGTCATCAGGAATGGAGATTGAAAGATTATTGGACAGTGGGAATTTACCAGAGGCATTGAAGAATGCCCAGGCGTTGCTGGATAGATGTTTGCAGGCTGGAGAATCTGCATATTCAGGAGCAGATTATGATATAGCTGATGCTTATTTTTTGCTTGGGCGTGTAATGAGCCGTGGAGGCTCTGATGAAGCCGCGCTTCAACCGATTAATGAGGCATACAGACGTTTTCAACTATTAGCAGATCAGGGAAATCTTAGTGCGGCAGGAATGGCATCTGCTTCACTGGCTGAAAAGGCAGACTGTTTGACTGCTCTTGGCCGTTTAGATGAAGCGGCTACCACTTATGAAGAAAATGTCAGACGAGCAGAAAAACTAAAGGATGAAAGGCAGGTCGCTGCTGGAAAATTCCAACTCGGGACGGTTCGCTTGCATCAGAGGCGCTTTGATGAAGCCCTAACAACTTATGCTGAAGCGAAAGAGATATTCAACGCTCTTGGCGAACCACTGTCGGTTGCAAGTGTCTGGCATCAGATTGGTATGCTATATGAAGAGATGAATCAATTTGAAGCGGCGGAGCAGGCTTACCGGCAATCGCTGGCTATTAAGGTGCAACAAAAGAACACGGAGGGTGAGGCTAATACTTTAAACCAACTTGGTAATCTTTACGATAAGATGGGTCGTTCTGAGGAGGCAGCAATATTTTTTCGACAGGCAGCAGATAAGTTTACTAGGATTAAAGACCTGGCAAAAGAGGGGCGTGCTCGCTCCAACCTTGCCGACACACTAATCAAGCTCAATCGCTACGACGAAGCCCGGTCGGAAATTCTACGAGCCATTGAATGCGATAAGCCTTATGGCCATTCTGCTGAGCCGTGGAAAACCTGGTACATATTACATGTCATTGAGCAGGCAGTGGGAAATCAGAAGGAAGCCGCCCAAGCGCGGCGCGGGAGCAGGCTATTCAATCATATCTCGCCTACCGGCCGGGATGGTGGGGAAAATCATAGCCTAGGCGGACGCCTGTGTGCGGATTTCTGGCAGGCGATTCAAGAGAATAAGACAGAGGAGATAGCAGATCTTCTGAAGCAACTCTCCGGTGACCCTGAAATAGATCCGTTACTAAAGGTACTAATTACCAAACTTCAGGCTATCCTTGCCGGTTCTCGTGATTCTGAGTTGGCTTCTGATCCTGAATTGTATGACACTGATGCGGCAGAAGTCTTGTTTTTATTAGAAAAGTTGAGGACAAAGCAAATCAAGTAGGTGAGGAGCACTATCTTACTGACCAATAATCTTTTAGCCCTTCGACGGACTCAGGGCCATTGCTGAAGCAATGGCGGAGAGGGGGGAGATTCGCCGTCAGGCCCTGAGCGAGTCCTTTGGACGAGTCGAAGGGAACCCTCTAATTAACCATTCTTTCTTTTCTCTACGCCAGCCTTTCAATTGAGCCTCTCTCTTTCGTGCACTTGCATAGCTTTCGTGCGTTTCTGTATAAGCTAAATAAACTGGTCTTTGCTTCTTTGTGAACTCTGATCCTTGCCCAGCATTATGTTCCTTAATACGATCGTCTATGTCTGTAGCAATGCCGACATAATATGAACCGTCGTTACATTGTAAAATGTATACAGACCATGGTTGAGTTACATTATTCATTTTAGTCTTCTGAGTAAAAATCAGATTGCCCTTCGATATTGCTCAGGGTGGTGAGCAGTCGAACCACAGGCTCAGGGACATTGCCTGCGGTGTCTGCCCTTCGGTAAACTCAGGGCCATTGCTGAAGCAATGGCGGAGAGGGGGGGATTCGAACCCCCGTACCCCGTAAGGGGTAAACGGTTTTCGAGACCGTCCCGTTCAACCACTCCGGCACCTCTCCGGGAAGTACAGTTTGGAGTTTGTTCGTTTGGTGTTTGGCGTTTGTAAAAGAGCAAAAAAACAATACAGAAAAAAATGTCAACCAATGTCCAAATCTCTAGTTAGCTTTTCGAGTTCCTCCATTTTGGGTTTGAATAACTGGAAAAAAATAAAAGTTATTGCCACAAACAGGGCAAAGTGCTCCCAGGTTCCGCCTAAAAGATAATAAACCAGTCCGTAGATTGTGGGCGAAAAGCAAAGAGCGAAAATGACTGTGCCAAAGCTCAAGAGATTCCGATCAAATGGCTGTCGCGTGTTTACGTCGGGACCTTCTTGAGCAGGGCTGAAGCCCTGCCCTACATTTTTTTGCATAAAGCGTGCAGAGAACTGTCTTTTGATAATGAAAATCGCAACGACCTCGCTCAAACTGACTGCAAGCAAAACATAGAAAAAGAGATCGAGGTTTTTCACGGTCTGAACCTGAATCAGCCTATCCCGAAGATAGACTGCCAGGAAGAATATGACAAGTGGTAGAAAGATGTCCATGACCATCCCTAATTGTAGAATCTTCGTATGCATCTTTTCAAGAGATTCATTCCCGCTATGGTTCATCTTTTACCTCTCTTAACTCTTTGAAAAAAGCCTGAAGTAAAGCTGAACAATCCTCTTTTAAAACCTCAGTTATGACCTCTACCTGATGGTTGAGTCTTTTGTCCTGGACAAGATTATAGAGTGAACCGCACGCTCCGGCTTTAGGGTCAAAAGCCCCGAAGACTAACTTTTTCATCCTTGCCAGCACTATTGCTCCGGCACACATTGCACAGGGTTCCAGGGTCACGTATAAGACCGCTTCTGAAAGGCGCCAGGAGTTTAAATAATTGGCTGCTGCTCCAATAGCTAAGATTTCGGCATGAGCAGTGGGATCGTTCAGCGTTTCGGTCTGGTTATGTCCTCTGCCAATGACCTTGTCCTGATAAACCACCACCGCGCCGACTGGCACCTCTTTTTTCTTGAGGGCTAAGTTTGCCTCCTGCAAAGCTGCCCTCACCCATTTTTCATCCTGATTCTCTGCCATTTTTCATTTACCAGTGACTAACAATATAAATCTTGCAGAAAAGGAGTCAACTGATTTTACA
The genomic region above belongs to Candidatus Zixiibacteriota bacterium and contains:
- a CDS encoding tetratricopeptide repeat protein, which codes for MERYYMWPTGVFKERAQKVEKQLPEWGKALYDAVLKDDSVRNVLIAWETAKAKSARRFTVFVDSKLVKGADTKEQAEANQSATLLLTLPWELLHDGSGYMFQGAKPVQVRRRLPNTKSFEGTMAEPPIRILLVSPRPEDEKAGYIDHRVSALPLVSALENLGELVELSVLSPPTFPSLEKELQRALEAGTPYHVVHFDGHGVFRRDLGLGGLCFEKPEDSQKLEKRRSQIIDAKELAAVIRGYRIPLFFLEACETAKAEQDPTASVAAALLDEGVASVIAMSHSVLVETARRFVQSFYQKLATGARVGEAMLAGQRALKSDSYRMKIFGAGRLDLQDWFVPVLYQEEEDLQLLTKVPSREIEEIDQEALKNRFGSLPPTPKHQFVGRSRELLKLERLLAQVPYAVVCGQGGEGKTTLAVELALWLIRTGRFERGAFVCVEDVYDVRTVVDLIGKQLIPNYSVAQYSSEELLTKALQPIERQLRNEPTIVVMDNMETILPPAASEADSSLAQIARFEPDALKTFFDLCNTLLAVDGTHLLFTSRQSLPAPFDTKFQQETLGLLSREDAIELVHRTMAINGLTPKEDESGGTEPEIEALVEAVNRHARSLVLLAPYVSQFGVQSTTDNLSRLMAELDKKYPNERERSLYASLELSLRRLSPKMREKIKPLGVFQGGAHVFTLKEVLELSDSEVKSLVLELVETGLADPAPYGFLRFNPALCPYLWQELDETARASCKARWAESMKQLSYFLNKQLSENAQFALNLTTLELRNLMLLLEYVRFQGDPEKTVSLATTLEQLIALLGRPHLLTQVVAIREAESKKLGDWSTTRFTSSGMEIERLLDSGNLPEALKNAQALLDRCLQAGESAYSGADYDIADAYFLLGRVMSRGGSDEAALQPINEAYRRFQLLADQGNLSAAGMASASLAEKADCLTALGRLDEAATTYEENVRRAEKLKDERQVAAGKFQLGTVRLHQRRFDEALTTYAEAKEIFNALGEPLSVASVWHQIGMLYEEMNQFEAAEQAYRQSLAIKVQQKNTEGEANTLNQLGNLYDKMGRSEEAAIFFRQAADKFTRIKDLAKEGRARSNLADTLIKLNRYDEARSEILRAIECDKPYGHSAEPWKTWYILHVIEQAVGNQKEAAQARRGSRLFNHISPTGRDGGENHSLGGRLCADFWQAIQENKTEEIADLLKQLSGDPEIDPLLKVLITKLQAILAGSRDSELASDPELYDTDAAEVLFLLEKLRTKQIK
- a CDS encoding GIY-YIG nuclease family protein, which encodes MNNVTQPWSVYILQCNDGSYYVGIATDIDDRIKEHNAGQGSEFTKKQRPVYLAYTETHESYASARKREAQLKGWRREKKEWLIRGFPSTRPKDSLRA
- the tadA gene encoding tRNA adenosine(34) deaminase TadA codes for the protein MAENQDEKWVRAALQEANLALKKKEVPVGAVVVYQDKVIGRGHNQTETLNDPTAHAEILAIGAAANYLNSWRLSEAVLYVTLEPCAMCAGAIVLARMKKLVFGAFDPKAGACGSLYNLVQDKRLNHQVEVITEVLKEDCSALLQAFFKELREVKDEP